The Raphanus sativus cultivar WK10039 chromosome 2, ASM80110v3, whole genome shotgun sequence genome includes a region encoding these proteins:
- the LOC108840396 gene encoding disease resistance protein Roq1-like: MNRILRKLSCVKTKVKTSLRLFESRSSLSSSSSASFTPKRFDVFLSFRGADTRRNFVSFLYKDLEAKEIRTFKDDKELVSGRPIPPELIQAIKGSKIAVVVVSATYPASFWCLEELVKILKYEKKGLLKVLPVFYEVDPSHVRRQIGEVAKQFKKHEKRQSKERVKSWREALAYLANLSGECSKKWDDDSKLVDGITKKISKMLFSTTPTNGNNLIGIDEHMDELYPLLDLSSNQGVRVIGIWGRGSIGRSVLARHVYENISHDFEAHCLLEDVRRVSRHCRRSHLREELLSKMQGEGLSAKIRCHNAIKARLRNKKVLLVANDVNKIKQLDALAEEFSWFGPGSRIIITTQDRQLLSSSGVTSVYEVELLRCYEVRQLFRSEAFKQRNDPEVRQLFRSLAFTQREDHVGLEEPTYQPMNLPGINFFFTLKYLLALLCDRGQLRETLNAVIYSL, translated from the exons atgAACAGAATCTTGAGAAAACTATCGTGCGTTAAGACAAAAGTTAAAACCTCATTGCGTCTTTTCGAATCCAGGTCATCactgtcttcttcctcttctgcctCTTTCACTCCTAAGAGGTTCGACGTCTTTCTAAGCTTTAGAGGGGCCGATACTCGCAGGAACTTCGTTAGCTTTCTCTACAAGGATCTAGAGGCCAAAGAGATTCGAACGTTCAAAGACGACAAGGAACTGGTGAGTGGCCGTCCTATTCCACCGGAGCTTATCCAAGCCATCAAAGGATCAAAAATCGCCGTAGTGGTTGTCTCTGCGACTTACCCTGCTTCTTTCTGGTGTCTCGAGGAGCTCGTCAAGATTCTGAAGTACGAGAAAAAGGGTTTGCTTAAAGTGCTGCCTGTGTTCTACGAGGTTGATCCTTCTCACGTGAGGAGACAGATCGGAGAAGTTGCGAAACAGTTCAAGAAACATGAGAAGAGACAAAGCAAAGAGAGGGTCAAGTCGTGGAGGGAGGCGTTGGCTTATTTGGCTAATCTTTCTGGCGAATGTTCCAAAAAATG gGATGATGACTCGAAGCTGGTTGATGGAATCACcaagaagatatcaaagatGTTGTTCTCAACAACACCTACCAATGGTAACAACCTTATTGGCATAGACGAACACATGGACGAGTTGTATCCATTACTGGACCTATCCTCAAACCAAGGTGTCCGAGTCATTGGTATTTGGGGAAGAGGAAGCATCGGAAGATCAGTACTCGCTAGACACGTCTACGAAAACATCTCACACGATTTTGAAGCTCATTGTCTTCTCGAAGACGTGAGAAGGGTTTCACGACACTGCCGCAGATCTCATCTACGAGAAGAGCTTCTTTCCAAGATGCAAGGAGAAGGCTTGAGCGCAAAGATAAGGTGTCATAACGCAATCAAAGCAAGGCTCAGGAACAAGAAGGTTCTGCTTGTGGCTAACGATGTAAACAAGATCAAACAGTTAGATGCGCTTGCGGAGGAGTTTAGCTGGTTTGGTCCAGGGAGCAGAATCATCATAACCACACAAGATAGACAACTGCTTAGTTCATCTGGTGTGACTAGTGTCTATGAAGTTGAGCTCTTGAGATGCTATGAAGTTCGTCAGCTCTTCAGGTCAGAAGCATTCAAGCAGAGAAATGATCCTGAAGTTCGTCAGCTCTTTAGGTCATTAGCATTCACGCAGAGAGAAGATCATGTTGGTTTGGAAGAGCCTACATATCAACCGATGAATCTTCCTGGTATTAACTTTTTCTTTACCCTGAAATATTTATTGGCTTTGTTGTGTGATAGAGGCCAGCTTAGGGAAACACTAAATGCAGTGATATATAGTCTTTAG
- the LOC130506648 gene encoding uncharacterized protein LOC130506648, producing MSLRHCLQVSEKFLLWELSALISARNSNRYKEFHCPSTISTHMAVNVSLPLDHSIKHLDLSHCFCLNQDEHLITQFLSEGQNEEESMRFACFPGTEVPSYFGDQETRTSITLEVLPSPKVMAFDGCVLLACLSPFHLQFSPFSYNWCWEVDWIFRLELRPDFFHSHDESSFHTFQEEAVESDHLVILRASKTLGEDIDSFRFKSDLLFSEEFKCLPAEIKSCGARLILEDEQADLENKTCQIPSSF from the exons ATGAGTTTGAGACATTGCCTTCAAGTATCAGAGAAATTTCTTCTTTGGGAACTCTCTGCATTAATAAGTGCAAGAAACTCAAATCGGTACAAGGAGTTCCATTGTCCCTCAACTATCTCTACGCACATGGCTGTGAATGTTTCCCTTCCTTTGGATCATTCTATAAAGCACCTTGATCTTAGCCATTGCTTCTGTTTAAATCAAGATGAGCATCTGATCACTCAGTTTCTTAGCGAGGGACAAAACGAAGAG GAGTCAATGCGATTCGCTTGCTTTCCTGGAACCGAGGTGCCAAGTTACTTTGGTGATCAAGAGACTAGGACGTCCATAACACTTGAAGTTTTGCCATCCCCCAAAGTTATGGCTTTTGATGGGTGTGTCTTGCTTGCTTGCTTGAGTCCCTTTCATCTGCAGTTCTCGCCATTTTCGTATAACTGGTGTTGGGAAGTTGACTGGATCTTTCGGTTGGAACTTAGACCTGATTTCTTTCATTCTCATGATGAGAGTAGTTTTCATACTTTCCAAGAAGAAGCTGTTGAATCAGATCACCTGGTCATCTTGAGGGCGTCAAAGACACTAGGAGAAGACATCGACAGTTTCCGCTTCAAATCCGATCTGCTATTCTCAGAGGAGTTTAAGTGTCTCCCTGCAGAGATAAAATCATGTGGAGCTCGCTTGATTCTGGAAGATGAACAAGCAGACCTGGAGAATAAGACTTGTCAGATCCCTTCTTCTTTTTGA
- the LOC108843101 gene encoding uncharacterized protein LOC108843101: MTSKNNGLSAALVSNLQDVLSKRKGVNEEPPPSTSDSVDVAAAKEEIDDSDSDSRPIVLVTNGDGIDSVGLVSLVEALVNEGLYNVHVCAPQTDKSVSSHSMTPGETIAASSVTIKGATAFEVSGTPVDCISLGLSGALFAWSKPILVISGINQGSSCGHQMFYSGAVAGAREALISGVPSLCISLNWKKDESKESDFKDAVGVCLPLINATIRDIEKGVFPKDCSLNIEIPTSPSSNKGFKVTKQSMWKKSPSWQAVSANRHPGAGNFMSNQQSLGAQLAQLGRDASAAGAARRFTTQKKSIVEIESVGVAAKTDSRVKKYFRLEFVAKEQEHTDEDMDIKALEDGFVSVTPMSLLPSLDSETEAAASEWISKALNSDQ; the protein is encoded by the exons ATGACCTCCAAGAACAACGGCTTGTCAGCCGCGCTCGTCTCGAATCTCCAGGACGTTCTCTCCAAGAGAAAAGGAGTAAACGAGGAGCCTCCTCCGTCTACTTCTGACTCCGTTGATGTTGCTGCGGCCAAGGAGGAGATCGATGACTCAGACTCAGACTCAAGACCCATCGTTCTAGTCACCAACGGAGATGGGATTGATTCGGTTGGACTCGTCTCTCTCGTTGAGGCTTTGGTTAACGAAGGCCTATACAACGTCCACGTCTGTGCTCCTCAAAC GGATAAATCGGTTTCGTCTCATTCTATGACTCCTGGAGAAACCATTGCTGCGAGTTCTGTTACTATCAAAGGTGCCACGGCCTTTGAAGTTTCAG gGACTCCTGTGGACTGCATCTCATTAGGATTATCCGGAGCCCTTTTCGCTTGGTCAAAACCAATACTG GTAATTAGTGGAATCAATCAGGGATCAAGCTGTGGGCACCAAAT GTTCTATTCTGGCGCAGTGGCTGGAGCCAGGGAAGCTTTGATTTCTGGAGTACCCTCTTTGTGTATATCATTGAACTG GAAGAAAGATGAAAGCAAAGAAAGTGACTTTAAGGACGCTGTTGGTGTCTGTCTACCTTTGATAAACGCCACAATCAGAGACATTGAGAAAGGAGTTTTCCCTAAAGACTGCTCTCTCAACATAGAAATTCCCACATCACCCTCATCAAACAAG GGTTTTAAGGTAACAAAACAAAGCATGTGGAAGAAGAGTCCTAGCTGGCAAGCCGTTTCAGCTAACCGTCACCCTGGCGCTGGGAATTTCATGTCCAACCAACAAAGCCTAGGAGCTCAACTTGCCCAGCTTGGGAGAGATGCTTCTGCTGCT GGAGCGGCTCGTCGTTTCACCACACAGAAGAAGAGTATTGTGGAGATTGAATCTGTTGGAGTTGCTGCTAAAACTGATAGCCGTGTTAAGAAATACTTCCGCCTAGAG TTTGTGGCTAAAGAACAAGAACATACGGATGAAGATATGGATATCAAGGCTCTGGAAGATGGTTTT GTCTCTGTGACTCCTATGTCTCTACTTCCAAGTTTGGATTCAGAAACTGAAGCAGCAGCATCAGAATGGATCTCCAAAGCCCTTAACTCTGATCAATGA
- the LOC108843100 gene encoding probable disease resistance protein RPP1, which produces MSSVFLNFRGGDVRISFISHLIRELSQKGIRSFKDEVEEEKDRGKQISASLRRAISESYVALVVLSKNYASSVGCLDELDKIMDRARQKLTVVVPVFYEVDLSDVKYQRGRFREDFERHSQVESRKRLKRWRDSLNNLTDRPGFSFQASKDEAKLVRDITRHVSGLLSESSLKELLPGKACSATKKTGLKSVSDQLMMATKSERSSKLVAVDRHMELMKGVLALKSTSEVRVIGISGAKGIGKTTIARFIYQELSPDFQEHYFLETPTKHLSGTQSIGKISIGSSLCQQLTPAFQNHCLLATSMNFHDQGHVGRASSSGSRKEILSPRGKKRKASQTSSELGSSEAKRARFGDQRVLVIVDNVENIEQLGEIMKDAKCLGPGSRVIVITTQDKSLLLDCGVEHVYEMDCLKYDEALELFSECAFQKQYPPANFEQLSVLAVELTGCLPLGLKLLGSFLRDKTQKEWECELKRLEGRQDEAIVELSKLKAQDRPKEARNNSSRKKR; this is translated from the exons ATGTCTTCGGTGTTTTTGAATTTCCGAGGAGGAGACGTGCGTATAAGTTTTATCAGCCATCTGATTCGTGAGTTATCTCAAAAAGGCATAAGAAGTTTTAAGGACGAAGTGGAGGAAGAGAAAGATAGAGGGAAGCAAATCTCAGCTTCCCTTCGCCGTGCAATTTCAGAGTCGTATGTGGCGTTGGTTGTGCTATCTAAGAACTATGCTTCTTCTGTCGGGTGCTTAGATGAACTGGACAAGATTATGGATCGTGCTCGGCAGAAATTGACGGTAGTGGTGCCTGTCTTCTATGAGGTGGATTTGTCTGATGTGAAATATCAGAGAGGCAGATTCAGGGAAGATTTCGAGAGACATAGCCAAGTAGAGAGTCGAAAGAGGTTGAAGAGGTGGAGAGACTCTTTGAACAACTTAACCGACAGACCTGGCTTCTCCTTTCAAGCTTC GAAGGATGAGGCCAAGCTGGTTCGTGATATCACACGTCATGTTTCTGGTTTGTTGTCAGAGTCTAGTCTCAAGGAGTTGCTTCCGGGTAAAGCATGTTCAGCTACAAAGAAAACTGGACTAAAATCTGTTTCCGACCAATTGATGATGGCTACCAAATCTGAGAGATCAAGTAAACTGGTTGCCGTGGATCGCCACATGGAGCTGATGAAGGGAGTCTTGGCGTTAAAATCTACAAGCGAAGTTAGAGTGATAGGCATTTCAGGCGCTAAAGGAATTGGCAAAACTACTATTGCGAGATTTATTTACCAAGAACTATCTCCAGATTTTCAAGAACATTACTTTCTTGAGACCCCGACTAAACACCTTTCAGGCACTCAAAGTATTGGCAAAATAAGTATTGGGAGCAGTCTTTGCCAGCAATTAACCCCAGCATTTCAAAACCATTGTTTGCTTGCCACTTCCATGAACTTTCACGATCAAGGACATGTCGGCCGTGCTTCCTCATCAGGCTCACGGAAAGAGATTCTCTCTCCAAGAGGTAAGAAACGAAAAGCATCACAGACTAGTTCTGAGTTGGGTTCTTCTGAGGCTAAAAGGGCAAGGTTTGGGGACCAAAGAGTTCTGGTCATAGTCGACAACGTTGAGAATATCGAACAGTTAGGAGAGATCATGAAAGATGCGAAATGCCTTGGTCCAGGAAGTAGAGTTATAGTAATAACCACACAAGACAAGAGTTTGCTCTTAGATTGTGGAGTTGAACATGTCTACGAAATGGACTGTCTGAAATACGACGAGGCTCTTGAGCTCTTCAGTGAATGCGCGTTCCAGAAGCAGTATCCTCCAGCAAATTTCGAGCAGCTCTCGGTCCTTGCAGTCGAACTAACCGGCTGTCTTCCTTTGGGCCTTAAATTACTTGGCTCTTTTCTACGTGACAAAACTCAAAAGGAATGGGAATGTGAGCTAAAGAGGTTGGAGGGAAGACAAGATGAAGCCATTGTCGAACTATCAAAGCTTAAAGCACAAGACAGACCCAAAGAGGCTAGAAACAACAGCAGTAGAAAGAAAAGATAA